Proteins encoded by one window of Acetivibrio thermocellus ATCC 27405:
- a CDS encoding family 43 glycosylhydrolase, giving the protein MILLATSVCYSSNPSITQASTGADGAIAKLQSYNYSHMYIRNANFDVRIDDNVTPETDAQWVLVPGLANSGEGYVSIQSVDHLGYYLRHWNYDFRLEKNDGTRIFAEDATFKMVPGLADPSYTSFQSYNYPTRYIRHYNYLLRLDEIVTALDREDATFRVIDSSSVDPDKADDSVIVTNPIVRRRADPWVYRHTDGYYYMTASVPEYDRIELRRSRTLQGLSTATPKTIWRRHSSGIMGGHIWAPEIHFIDGKWYIYFSAGTSTNYFDIRLYVLECSDSNPLTGTWVEKGQLKTNWESFTLDATTFEHNGTRYLVWAQKDPKIASNSNIYIAKMNGPLAITGNQVMISTPEYSWEKIGYAVNEGPAVLKKNGKIFITFSASATDANYCMGLLTASDTANLLDPKSWHKSPNPVFQSNPSTGQYGPGHNSFTTSPDGKVDIMVYHARNYRDITGDPLYDPNRHTRAQIVNWNADGTPDFGIPVADGTNVIYIPPQTPTPIPTNSPTPSDLIYGDINGDNSVNSTDLTILKRYLLGSTVPTAPNWRLAADLNLDGNINSTDFTILKRYILGRIEAPPWVNQT; this is encoded by the coding sequence ATGATACTATTAGCCACCTCAGTGTGTTACTCAAGTAATCCTTCGATAACGCAGGCTTCAACGGGTGCCGATGGTGCTATAGCAAAGCTTCAGTCATATAATTATTCGCATATGTACATAAGAAATGCAAACTTTGATGTAAGAATAGATGATAATGTTACACCGGAAACAGATGCCCAATGGGTGCTTGTTCCCGGCCTTGCCAACAGCGGCGAGGGATATGTGTCTATTCAATCTGTTGATCATCTGGGATATTACTTAAGACACTGGAATTATGATTTCAGATTGGAAAAAAACGACGGGACCAGAATTTTTGCGGAGGATGCAACATTTAAAATGGTTCCGGGGCTTGCGGATCCTTCATATACTTCTTTCCAGTCCTATAATTATCCTACCAGATATATAAGGCATTATAATTACCTGTTGAGGTTGGATGAAATTGTAACAGCCCTTGACAGAGAGGATGCCACATTCAGAGTGATTGACAGTTCATCTGTGGATCCCGACAAAGCGGATGATTCGGTTATTGTAACAAATCCGATCGTCAGGCGGCGGGCAGATCCCTGGGTTTACAGGCATACCGACGGTTATTATTATATGACGGCATCCGTACCGGAGTATGACAGAATAGAGCTAAGACGGTCGAGAACATTGCAAGGACTTTCAACAGCCACACCTAAGACGATATGGAGAAGGCACTCCAGCGGAATTATGGGAGGACATATCTGGGCTCCGGAGATTCATTTCATTGACGGAAAATGGTATATTTATTTTTCAGCAGGAACATCCACTAATTACTTCGATATACGTTTGTATGTCCTTGAATGTTCGGATTCAAATCCTCTTACCGGAACCTGGGTGGAAAAAGGTCAATTAAAGACCAACTGGGAGTCTTTCACCCTCGATGCAACCACCTTTGAACACAACGGTACAAGGTATCTTGTATGGGCTCAGAAAGACCCTAAAATAGCTAGTAACAGCAATATTTATATTGCCAAAATGAATGGGCCTCTTGCCATAACCGGAAACCAGGTTATGATTTCGACACCCGAATATTCATGGGAAAAGATAGGTTATGCTGTCAATGAAGGCCCTGCCGTTTTAAAGAAAAACGGTAAAATTTTCATAACCTTTTCAGCAAGCGCTACAGACGCAAACTATTGCATGGGATTGTTAACTGCCTCCGACACCGCCAATTTATTGGATCCGAAATCCTGGCACAAATCGCCGAACCCCGTATTTCAGAGCAATCCATCCACAGGGCAGTACGGACCCGGGCATAATTCCTTTACAACTTCACCCGACGGAAAAGTGGATATTATGGTATATCATGCGAGGAACTACCGGGATATAACGGGAGATCCTTTGTATGACCCGAACAGGCATACCCGTGCGCAAATAGTCAACTGGAATGCTGACGGTACACCGGACTTCGGAATACCGGTTGCTGACGGAACAAATGTTATATATATCCCGCCCCAGACACCAACACCAATACCTACAAACAGTCCTACACCCAGTGATTTAATCTACGGCGATATAAATGGAGATAATTCTGTCAATTCAACGGATTTAACAATTTTAAAAAGATATTTGCTTGGAAGTACTGTCCCGACGGCACCGAACTGGAGACTGGCCGCCGACCTTAATTTGGACGGAAATATAAACTCAACGGATTTTACAATACTTAAGAGGTACATTTTAGGCAGAATTGAAGCACCGCCCTGGGTAAATCAGACATAG
- a CDS encoding YbaB/EbfC family nucleoid-associated protein codes for MAKGGFPGFGGNINNLVKQAQKMQRDMERVQEELKEKTVEASAGGGAVTVVATGRKDIKEITIKPEVVDPDDVEMLQDLILAAVNEALRKADEMVTAEISKITGGLGGIPGLF; via the coding sequence ATGGCAAAGGGCGGTTTTCCGGGATTCGGTGGCAATATAAACAACCTTGTAAAGCAGGCTCAGAAGATGCAGAGGGATATGGAGAGAGTTCAGGAAGAACTCAAGGAAAAGACTGTTGAAGCGTCTGCCGGCGGAGGAGCAGTTACTGTAGTTGCCACAGGAAGAAAAGATATTAAGGAAATTACGATAAAACCGGAGGTTGTTGACCCTGATGACGTTGAAATGCTTCAGGACCTTATACTTGCAGCGGTTAACGAAGCTCTGAGAAAAGCCGATGAAATGGTTACAGCCGAGATTAGCAAGATTACGGGCGGATTGGGTGGAATTCCCGGTTTGTTTTAA
- the recR gene encoding recombination mediator RecR yields MSFYAAPIARLIEEFEKLPGIGHKTAQRLAFYVLDMPQEKVDRLANAITEAKQKTKFCSVCGNLTDTDVCPLCSSEKRDSSVICVVEDPRDVVAMEKIREFKGLYHVLHGAISPMQGIGPEDIKIKELLDRIKEGNVKEVIIATNPNIEGEATAMYISKLIKPLGVKTTRIAHGIPVGGDLEYADEVTLAKALEGRREI; encoded by the coding sequence ATGAGCTTTTATGCCGCACCGATTGCAAGGCTTATAGAGGAGTTTGAGAAGCTCCCCGGCATAGGGCACAAGACTGCCCAGCGATTGGCTTTTTATGTGCTGGATATGCCCCAGGAAAAAGTTGATAGGCTTGCAAACGCTATAACTGAAGCAAAGCAGAAAACAAAATTTTGTTCGGTATGTGGCAATTTAACCGATACTGATGTTTGTCCGCTTTGCAGTTCGGAAAAAAGGGATAGTTCTGTAATTTGCGTCGTTGAAGACCCCAGGGATGTTGTTGCAATGGAGAAAATACGGGAGTTTAAAGGGCTTTATCACGTGCTGCACGGTGCGATATCACCCATGCAGGGGATTGGACCTGAGGATATAAAAATCAAGGAGCTTTTAGACAGGATAAAGGAAGGAAACGTCAAAGAGGTCATTATTGCAACAAATCCCAATATTGAAGGTGAAGCAACTGCAATGTATATTTCAAAGCTTATTAAGCCTTTGGGTGTTAAGACTACAAGAATAGCTCATGGAATACCTGTCGGCGGAGATCTTGAATATGCTGATGAAGTTACATTGGCAAAGGCTTTGGAGGGAAGGCGCGAGATTTAG
- a CDS encoding DUF4829 domain-containing protein, protein MNKLCKSCLVLLLTAIMLFLAGCNTKENGQIPSPQNTQESKAEEKQSETSGMTKGVASIEFIPDPDGYYGNEVKPITITDKKMIRDIMFMIDKSKPLEDESKISKMRATAYKNNKLIITKTNGDKKEITFAYDTLYEIGYIEDEGTKFEADYSFFRYMADLNEYTNPDTNVERQIVKLFGGYTWTVDYRINTLKEKLPDDLKHRAGEYPEKIYWAYVNELSKGIGLDFSEYLGKEVEVEIYRLRDPLPNYMKPRINARGIVVKYDNEIIGAYIDAGRQDFMACALNRKRLKDIAGKEWNEWIEDYIDFEDELEIRLSKMQPEDIVREYFKAVDERDEKIIRACTTRENQLKYLSIGMSSDDLFNKNESKIDTNVKKAKLLDIKEFNAFGNEPGVLEYQVSVDYEFEEPIVENNGVRTRFVILKKESKKGGWRIDGVGTGP, encoded by the coding sequence ATGAATAAACTGTGCAAAAGTTGTTTGGTGCTTCTATTGACAGCGATAATGCTTTTTTTGGCAGGATGTAATACGAAGGAAAACGGTCAAATTCCCTCTCCGCAAAACACACAGGAAAGCAAGGCTGAGGAAAAGCAGAGTGAAACTTCCGGAATGACCAAAGGTGTTGCATCAATTGAATTTATCCCCGATCCTGATGGATATTACGGAAATGAAGTAAAACCTATAACTATTACAGACAAAAAAATGATACGTGATATTATGTTTATGATAGACAAAAGCAAACCACTTGAGGATGAATCTAAAATAAGCAAAATGAGAGCAACTGCTTACAAAAATAATAAATTGATTATTACCAAAACAAACGGCGACAAAAAGGAGATTACTTTTGCATACGATACACTTTATGAAATAGGATACATAGAAGACGAAGGAACAAAGTTTGAGGCTGACTATAGTTTTTTCAGATATATGGCTGATTTGAACGAGTATACAAATCCTGATACAAATGTGGAAAGACAGATAGTGAAACTGTTTGGCGGGTATACATGGACGGTTGACTATAGAATAAATACTTTAAAGGAGAAATTGCCGGATGATCTAAAACATAGAGCGGGAGAATATCCCGAAAAGATATACTGGGCTTATGTCAATGAACTGTCCAAGGGAATAGGTCTTGACTTTTCCGAGTATCTTGGGAAAGAAGTGGAAGTAGAGATTTACCGGCTTAGAGATCCTCTTCCTAATTATATGAAGCCGAGAATAAATGCCAGAGGTATTGTTGTTAAATATGATAATGAAATCATAGGTGCATACATTGATGCCGGAAGGCAGGATTTTATGGCCTGCGCTCTCAATAGAAAGAGATTGAAAGATATTGCGGGCAAGGAATGGAATGAATGGATTGAAGATTATATTGATTTTGAGGATGAATTGGAAATAAGGCTGTCCAAAATGCAGCCGGAGGATATTGTCAGAGAGTATTTCAAAGCGGTGGATGAACGTGACGAGAAAATAATACGGGCATGTACGACCAGGGAAAATCAATTAAAATATTTGTCAATAGGTATGAGCAGTGATGACCTTTTCAATAAAAATGAAAGTAAAATTGACACAAACGTAAAAAAAGCAAAATTGTTGGATATAAAAGAATTTAATGCATTTGGAAACGAACCGGGAGTACTGGAGTATCAGGTTAGTGTTGATTATGAATTCGAAGAACCTATAGTAGAAAATAATGGGGTTCGGACAAGGTTTGTTATATTGAAGAAGGAATCCAAAAAAGGCGGATGGAGAATTGACGGGGTTGGTACCGGACCGTGA
- the dnaX gene encoding DNA polymerase III subunit gamma/tau encodes MSYLALYRKWRPLVFEDVVEQEHVVRTLRNSICSGRIAHAYLFCGTRGTGKTTMAKIFSRAVNCLNPKDGDPCNQCEICQGILNGSLLDVIEIDAASNNSVDDIRVLRDEVIYTPSKARYKVYIIDEVHMLSTGAFNALLKTLEEPPAHVIFILATTEPHKLPATILSRCQRFDFRRIPVDSIVKRIEYIAKESGVEIRREASKLIAKLSDGALRDAISILDQCISLGSKELTYEDVLSVVGLVTDTFIAEVVDAIKNKEVGRVLNAVDELVMEGKNIGQFVSELVMYYRNLMICSSLSNPEDIIDASADSIQRMKEQCKGLELFEIVTVIKELSSLEAALKWSTHPRVLLETTLIKLCENRLDPGDAGVLERIRLLEKNVNDILEKGVAIPQNGSDGSGGSQKDSGSVDSDEKNSSPEVNERIEKKNIAKNVKGIEVWGKVLDELKSRGRMAVYAYLLDTKLIELGSNQVGIVFKNNGCKMLVEKSENLEVIEECLRECLGKEVRVKCFDEEDIVDTGKNDEEDKLVEKAQDFAQKFDVEVNIIDE; translated from the coding sequence GTGTCATATCTGGCTTTGTATAGAAAATGGAGGCCCTTGGTTTTTGAAGATGTGGTTGAACAGGAACACGTTGTAAGAACGCTTAGGAACAGCATCTGCTCCGGACGTATAGCTCATGCATATCTCTTCTGCGGTACGAGAGGTACAGGAAAAACCACAATGGCAAAAATATTTTCGAGAGCCGTAAACTGTTTGAATCCAAAAGACGGTGACCCGTGTAATCAGTGTGAGATTTGCCAGGGGATACTTAACGGGAGTCTTTTGGATGTCATAGAAATAGATGCTGCTTCAAACAACAGTGTGGATGATATAAGGGTTCTCAGGGATGAAGTTATATATACACCTTCGAAAGCCAGATACAAAGTTTATATTATTGACGAAGTTCACATGCTTTCAACAGGCGCGTTTAATGCCCTTTTAAAGACACTTGAAGAGCCTCCGGCCCATGTGATATTTATTCTTGCCACCACCGAACCGCACAAGCTTCCTGCAACCATACTGTCCCGCTGCCAAAGGTTTGATTTCAGAAGAATTCCGGTTGACAGTATTGTAAAGAGAATTGAGTATATTGCAAAAGAAAGCGGAGTGGAAATACGAAGGGAAGCTTCCAAATTGATAGCAAAGCTATCCGACGGTGCTTTAAGGGATGCCATAAGCATATTGGATCAGTGCATATCCTTGGGAAGCAAGGAGCTGACCTATGAGGATGTCTTGTCTGTGGTAGGCCTTGTGACAGATACTTTTATCGCTGAGGTTGTGGATGCCATAAAAAACAAAGAGGTAGGCAGAGTGTTGAATGCCGTTGATGAGCTGGTGATGGAGGGCAAGAATATCGGCCAGTTTGTTTCGGAGCTGGTGATGTATTACAGGAATTTAATGATTTGCAGTTCGCTATCAAATCCCGAAGATATAATTGATGCCTCTGCGGACTCAATTCAAAGAATGAAGGAACAATGCAAAGGTTTGGAGTTGTTTGAGATTGTAACGGTGATAAAGGAGCTGTCTTCACTGGAAGCGGCGTTAAAATGGTCCACACATCCCAGGGTTCTTTTGGAAACAACACTTATCAAGCTTTGCGAAAACAGGTTGGACCCGGGAGATGCCGGGGTATTGGAGAGAATCCGGCTGCTTGAGAAGAATGTTAATGATATTTTGGAAAAGGGTGTTGCCATACCCCAAAATGGTTCTGACGGTTCGGGCGGTTCTCAAAAGGATTCCGGAAGTGTGGATTCGGATGAAAAAAATTCGTCACCTGAAGTTAACGAGCGTATTGAAAAAAAGAATATTGCAAAAAATGTAAAGGGAATTGAAGTGTGGGGCAAGGTGCTGGACGAGCTGAAAAGCAGGGGCAGAATGGCTGTATATGCCTATCTTTTGGATACCAAACTTATAGAGTTGGGTTCCAACCAAGTCGGGATAGTATTTAAAAATAACGGCTGTAAAATGCTTGTTGAAAAGTCCGAGAACCTTGAAGTGATAGAAGAGTGCCTTCGCGAATGCCTTGGAAAAGAGGTCAGGGTTAAATGTTTTGACGAAGAGGACATTGTTGATACAGGAAAAAATGATGAAGAGGACAAGCTGGTTGAGAAAGCGCAGGATTTTGCTCAAAAGTTTGATGTTGAGGTCAATATAATTGACGAATAA
- a CDS encoding deoxyguanosinetriphosphate triphosphohydrolase family protein, whose product MDSNEIYSEIIKNNLKREKILSKYACKSIMGVRRHPEREEIEDRINIRPAFFHDTDRIIHSLAYTRYIDKTQAFFLFENDHITHRVLHVQFVSKIARVIGRCLSLNEDLIEAIALGHDLGHVPYGHDGENYLNEIINKKENLYFNHNAQSVRFLMELENGARGLNLTLQVLDGILCHNGEILEKEYAPETNKNWDKFLEDYEKCWTEKDYSKKLRPMTLEGCLVRICDIIAYIGRDIEDAITVKLIKREDIPGEVVRVLGNTNRDIINNLAKDIIENSYNRPYIMFSKDKYNALKLLLDFNYKYIYKNPVKMTENEKIKRMFRELFELYLKDLETENKESSIYEWFLDNMSEEYLRSNSKPRIVLDYIAGMTDDFFNNEFKRYVLPKSYGYCMEQ is encoded by the coding sequence ATGGATTCTAATGAAATTTACAGTGAAATAATTAAAAACAATTTAAAAAGAGAAAAGATATTATCAAAATATGCTTGTAAGAGCATCATGGGGGTTCGCCGGCATCCGGAACGGGAGGAAATAGAGGACAGGATTAATATCAGACCTGCTTTTTTCCACGATACCGACAGGATAATACATTCTCTTGCCTATACAAGATATATTGACAAAACGCAGGCATTTTTCCTTTTCGAAAACGACCATATTACCCACAGGGTTCTGCATGTTCAATTTGTTTCAAAGATAGCAAGGGTTATTGGAAGGTGTTTGAGTCTGAATGAGGATTTGATTGAGGCAATTGCGCTTGGGCATGACTTGGGACATGTACCATACGGGCATGACGGTGAGAATTATTTGAATGAAATCATTAATAAAAAAGAGAACCTGTATTTTAACCATAATGCTCAAAGCGTGAGGTTTTTGATGGAGTTGGAAAACGGAGCACGGGGATTGAACCTGACATTGCAGGTACTTGACGGTATCCTCTGCCACAACGGTGAAATTCTCGAAAAGGAATATGCGCCGGAAACGAACAAAAATTGGGATAAATTTTTGGAGGATTATGAAAAGTGCTGGACGGAAAAAGACTACAGCAAAAAGCTGCGGCCAATGACGCTGGAGGGCTGTCTGGTACGGATATGCGATATAATTGCATATATAGGAAGGGATATTGAGGATGCAATAACAGTAAAGCTTATAAAGAGGGAGGATATTCCGGGTGAAGTTGTAAGGGTGCTGGGAAATACCAATCGGGATATTATTAACAACCTTGCAAAAGATATAATAGAAAATAGTTATAACAGGCCGTATATTATGTTTTCCAAAGATAAGTACAATGCTTTGAAACTGCTTCTTGATTTTAACTATAAGTATATTTATAAAAATCCTGTAAAAATGACTGAGAATGAGAAAATAAAGAGAATGTTCAGAGAACTGTTTGAGTTGTATTTAAAGGATTTGGAAACGGAAAATAAAGAATCCTCCATATATGAGTGGTTTTTAGATAATATGAGTGAAGAGTATTTGCGTAGCAACAGCAAGCCAAGAATTGTGCTTGACTATATTGCAGGAATGACAGACGACTTTTTTAACAATGAGTTTAAGAGATATGTGCTTCCGAAAAGTTATGGGTATTGCATGGAACAGTGA
- a CDS encoding AbfB domain-containing protein encodes MNNLKKYTLVAVFVFLTAVCFQHPGITSAATTITIDPDATYQTIEGWGASICWWGNQIGRWSPDNRNRLIEKIVSPTDGLGYNIFRYNIGGGDNPGHNHMRDYADIQGYQNADRSWNWNADAAQRAVLTRLIERGRYYGSEIILEAFSNSPPYWMTKSGCASGTSDGSNNLRDDCYDDFADYLTEVVKHFRDAWGITFRTLEPMNEPNSDWWKAGGRQEGCSFSYANQQRIIKEVGEKLKAKGLTGTTVSAADEASIDTALEGLQSYDATTLSYMSQLNVHSYFGSKRAQLRDLAKSKGLRIWQSESGPLSFNGDMADSCIMLSKRIVTDLKELQCVAWLDWQIIDGGNWGSIYVDDASQTFTLTEKFYMHANYSRFIRPGYTIIGANNEKTIAAISPDKKKLVIVATNDNKSSSANYTFNLTRFSGVNSTVEVYRTSPSLSLAKSIITASNKIVSDTLPPYSINTYVITLDGGVESVPAVGLQSYNYPNRYVRHADFDARIDENVTPLEDSQWRLVPGLANSSEGYVSIQSVNYPGYYLRHWDYDFRLDKNDGTTIFAEDATFKLVPGLADPSCVSFQSYNYPDRYIRHYGYLLKLERISTDLDRQDATFLIISDDSPGPITDSGYIMAYFKQAPGEYGLNLCYSTDGLHWRNINDGKPVLYAQMGTKGIRDPYIFRKQDGKFGIVATDMLGTNWGDTSQYIHYWESEDLINFTERLIKVHNKSNMHAWAPEVFYDENRKQYGIYWAGNTDYNRIYVNYTTDFDTVSDCQVFFDPGYDVIDAHIVSDKGMYYLFFKDERASGKAIKVARSSSLTPNSFTVFTPNFITSPNTEGPFVFKDNNSDSWYMYVDIYSNNGIFECWKTNDLNALSWTKVTGISVPPGVRHGSVVKVNRWELETAISRKVVTPPAPTPPPVLKGDVNADGVINSSDIMVLKRFLLRTITLTEEMLLNADTNGDGAVNSSDFTLLKRYILRSIDSFPV; translated from the coding sequence ATGAATAATTTAAAAAAGTATACATTGGTCGCTGTATTTGTTTTCCTGACGGCAGTATGCTTTCAGCATCCTGGAATAACCAGTGCTGCAACAACAATTACCATAGACCCTGATGCAACCTATCAAACCATCGAAGGCTGGGGTGCAAGCATATGCTGGTGGGGAAATCAGATTGGCCGGTGGTCTCCCGATAACAGGAACAGACTGATTGAGAAAATTGTCAGCCCGACCGATGGACTGGGATATAATATATTCAGGTACAATATCGGCGGCGGAGATAATCCCGGTCATAATCATATGAGGGACTATGCTGATATTCAAGGATATCAGAATGCGGACCGTTCGTGGAACTGGAATGCTGATGCCGCCCAAAGGGCCGTTCTTACCCGGCTGATAGAAAGAGGGAGATATTACGGATCGGAAATTATACTTGAAGCGTTTTCCAACTCTCCACCCTACTGGATGACGAAAAGCGGCTGCGCTTCCGGAACTTCCGACGGTTCCAACAACTTAAGAGATGACTGTTATGACGATTTTGCCGATTATCTTACCGAGGTTGTAAAACATTTCAGGGATGCATGGGGGATTACCTTCAGGACTCTGGAACCCATGAATGAACCCAATTCAGACTGGTGGAAGGCCGGTGGCAGGCAGGAAGGCTGCTCCTTTTCCTACGCCAATCAACAGAGAATTATTAAAGAGGTTGGAGAAAAATTAAAAGCAAAAGGGTTGACCGGGACAACTGTCAGTGCTGCCGATGAAGCCAGTATTGACACGGCCCTGGAAGGGCTTCAGTCCTACGACGCAACCACTTTGTCCTATATGTCCCAGCTTAATGTGCATTCTTATTTCGGCTCGAAAAGAGCCCAGCTCAGAGACCTTGCAAAATCCAAAGGGCTCAGAATCTGGCAGTCGGAATCCGGTCCGTTGAGTTTTAACGGCGATATGGCAGATTCATGTATAATGCTGTCAAAACGTATTGTTACCGACTTGAAAGAATTACAGTGTGTGGCGTGGCTGGACTGGCAAATAATAGACGGGGGCAATTGGGGCAGTATATATGTGGATGATGCGTCCCAGACCTTTACCCTTACCGAAAAATTCTATATGCATGCAAATTACAGCAGGTTTATAAGGCCCGGTTATACAATCATAGGTGCCAATAATGAAAAAACAATTGCGGCAATAAGCCCCGATAAAAAGAAGCTTGTTATCGTCGCAACCAACGACAATAAATCCTCCAGCGCAAATTATACATTTAACCTGACAAGGTTTTCAGGCGTAAACAGCACTGTGGAGGTTTACAGAACATCTCCCAGCCTAAGCCTTGCAAAAAGCATTATAACAGCGTCGAATAAAATTGTTTCCGACACTTTGCCTCCGTACTCGATAAATACATATGTCATAACCCTTGACGGTGGTGTTGAATCAGTACCGGCGGTCGGGCTTCAATCCTATAATTATCCCAACAGATATGTAAGACACGCAGACTTTGATGCAAGGATAGATGAAAACGTAACTCCTCTGGAAGATTCACAATGGAGGCTGGTTCCGGGCCTTGCCAACAGCAGCGAAGGGTATGTTTCCATCCAGTCGGTAAACTATCCTGGATATTACTTAAGACACTGGGATTATGATTTCAGGCTTGATAAGAACGACGGAACCACAATTTTTGCTGAGGATGCAACCTTTAAACTGGTTCCGGGCCTTGCAGACCCTTCCTGTGTTTCTTTTCAGTCATATAATTATCCCGACAGATATATAAGGCACTATGGATACTTGTTGAAACTCGAGAGAATTTCAACCGATCTGGACAGGCAGGATGCAACCTTTTTAATAATCAGCGATGATTCTCCCGGACCTATAACAGATTCAGGGTATATAATGGCTTATTTCAAACAGGCGCCGGGCGAGTATGGGCTCAATCTTTGCTACAGTACGGATGGGCTCCACTGGAGAAATATAAACGACGGAAAGCCGGTTTTGTATGCGCAAATGGGAACAAAGGGAATTAGGGATCCGTATATTTTCAGAAAGCAGGACGGAAAGTTCGGAATAGTTGCAACCGACATGCTGGGGACTAATTGGGGAGATACGAGCCAGTATATTCATTATTGGGAATCCGAGGATTTGATAAACTTTACCGAACGTTTAATAAAAGTGCATAATAAAAGCAACATGCATGCCTGGGCTCCGGAGGTATTCTATGACGAGAACAGGAAGCAGTACGGGATATACTGGGCAGGCAATACGGATTATAACCGAATATATGTAAACTATACAACGGATTTTGATACAGTAAGTGACTGTCAAGTGTTTTTTGACCCCGGCTATGATGTAATTGATGCTCACATTGTCAGTGACAAAGGAATGTATTATTTGTTTTTCAAAGACGAGAGAGCCTCGGGAAAAGCCATTAAGGTAGCCAGATCAAGCTCCTTGACTCCCAACAGCTTCACTGTATTTACGCCGAATTTTATAACCTCGCCCAATACGGAGGGACCCTTTGTTTTCAAAGACAATAATTCCGACTCATGGTATATGTATGTTGACATTTATTCCAACAACGGTATTTTTGAATGCTGGAAGACAAACGATTTAAATGCCTTAAGCTGGACGAAGGTCACCGGAATCAGTGTACCGCCGGGAGTAAGACATGGAAGCGTTGTAAAGGTTAATCGATGGGAACTGGAAACTGCCATTTCCCGAAAAGTAGTTACTCCACCTGCTCCAACACCGCCACCGGTGCTTAAAGGTGATGTAAATGCCGACGGAGTGATTAACTCATCGGACATAATGGTATTAAAAAGGTTTCTGTTAAGAACAATAACGCTTACGGAAGAAATGCTTTTAAATGCGGACACCAATGGAGACGGTGCGGTAAACTCTTCAGACTTCACATTGCTAAAACGGTATATATTGCGCAGCATAGATTCTTTCCCGGTTTAA